One segment of Alligator mississippiensis isolate rAllMis1 chromosome 13, rAllMis1, whole genome shotgun sequence DNA contains the following:
- the SCNN1D gene encoding amiloride-sensitive sodium channel subunit delta: protein MDQDLTREEEEKEEGLIEFYDSYRDMFEFFCKNTTIHGTIRLVCSDSNKMKTAFWTLLFLASFGMLYWQFALLFSQYWTYPVVTTMSMHSEPKMFPAITLCNLNPYRFATVSDNLAELDFLAVETIASLYGSSATANMFHGEEKIIKVKDLARKESDNFGPADFQLNRNIPLVRTYVIDPVSKKNISMVGFRLCNATGENCFDKTYSSGVDAILEWYKFHYMNIMSQLPVIINITAHEDQIEDLVYSCQYDGEPCRNSDYDHFHHPVYGSCYTFNKDGTNPFWEATKPGVAYGLSLILKAEQKDHIALLSTVAGVKVMIHNHNQTPFLEHEGFDIRPGIATTIGIQQDEVHRLGGNYGKCTVNGDDVNVKLLYKSSYTLQACVHSCFQNIMIQRCGCGYYYYPLPPDAEYCNYNKHPAWGHCFYQLYNRLADHHLSCFSKCPKPCRESWYKVSAGTAKWPSPNSEDWIRQALSQQKGYNSTSNRKDIAKVNIFYQQLNYQSVNESPLLTLNLLLSNMGSQWSLWFGSSVLSVVEMLEFLLDTIVFSLIFGYKLSRSKKTLKMAQSPVISSVSLTLENYRSVPEGPGTDSSSAQTFPNAGTIVASKNGDLPLHSISNKIHTPELYPEVVLNGFRYIKDHCVDVEP from the exons ATGGACCAGGACTTGacgagagaggaggaggagaaggaggaaggccTTATTGAGTTCTATGACTCCTACAGGGACATGTTCGAGTTCTTCTGCAAGAACACCACCATCCACGGCACCATTCGTCTGGTGTGCTCAGACAGCAACAAGATGAAAACAGCCTTCTGGACCTTGCTCTTCCTCGCCAGCTTTGGGATGTTGTACTGGCAATTTGCACTCCTATTCAGCCAGTACTGGACCTATCCTGTTGTGACAACCATGTCAATGCACTCAGAGCCCAAGATGTTCCCAGCCATTACTCTCTGCAATCTCAACCCATACAG GTTTGCCACAGTCAGTGATAATTTGGCTGAACTGGACTTCTTGGCCGTGGAGACCATTGCCAGTTTGTATGGCAGCTCAGCCACAGCAAACATGTTCCACGGtgaggaaaaaatcatcaaagtgAAGGACTTGGCTAGAAAGGAGTCTGACAACTTCGGTCCTGCTGATTTTCAGCTGAATCGCAACATCCCACTGGTGAGGACGTATGTCATTGATCCTGTGTCCAAGAAGAACATTTCCATGGTGGGCTTTAGGTTG TGCAACGCTACAGGTGAGAACTGTTTTGACAAGACCTACTCATCTGGGGTGGACGCCATTCTCGAGTGGTACAAGTTTCACTACATGAATATCATGTCTCAGCTCCCAGTGATAATCAACATTACTGCTCACGAAGATCAGATAGAAGACCTGGTCTACTCCTGCCAGTATGATGGGGAGCCCTGTAGAAACAG TGACTATGATCATTTTCACCACCCGGTCTATGGAAGCTGCTACACTTTTAACAAAGACGGAACAAATCCCTTTTGGGAAGCAACAAAACCTGGCGTTGCATATG GACTTTCTCTAATCCTAAAAGCAGAGCAGAAGGATCACATAGCCCTGCTGTCAACAGTGGCTGGTGTGAAAGTGATGATCCACAACCACAATCAGACGCCGTTCCTCGAGCATGAAGGGTTTGACATCAGACCAGGGATCGCGACTACCATAGGGATCCAACAG GATGAGGTACATCGCTTGGGTGGGAATTATGGGAAATGCACAGTTAATGGAGACGATGTGAATGTCAAGCTCCTGTACAAGAGTTCCTACACGCTGCAG GCTTGTGTGCATTCTTGCTTCCAAAACATCATGATTCAACGTTGTGGCTGTGGATACTATTACTACCCACTGCCTCCTGATGCCGAATATTGTAACTACAACAAGCATCCCGCATGGG GTCACTGCTTCTACCAGCTGTACAACCGGCTCGCGGATCACCACCTCAGCTGTTTCAGCAAGTGCCCCAAACCATGCCG CGAATCATGGTACAAGGTATCTGCAGGGACTGCTAAATGGCCATCACCAAATTCAGAG GACTGGATCCGCCAGGCTCTGAGTCAACAGAAAGGATACAACTCTACTAGCAACAG GAAAGATATCGCCAAGGTGAATATCTTCTACCAGCAACTGAACTATCAGTCTGTGAATGAGTCTCCATTACTCACA TTGAATCTACTCTTGTCCAACATGGGAAGCCAGTGGAGCCTATGGTTTGGGTCTTCTGTATTGTCCGTGGTTGAAATGCTTGAGTTTCTCTTGGATACAATAGTTTTCTCGCTCATCTTCGGCTACAAATTGTCCAGGTCAAAGAAGACGTTGAAGATGGCCCAAAGCCCAGTCATCTCCAGTGTGAGTTTGACACTGGAAAACTACAGATCTGTGCCTGAGGGCCCTGGTACTGATAGCAGCTCAGCTCAGACTTTTCCCAATGCTGGGACCATCGTGGCAAGCAAGAACGGGGACCTACCTTTACACTCAATTTCTAACAAGATCCACACACCAGAACTATACCCAGAAGTTGTGCTGAATGGATTTAGATACATCAAAGACCACTGTGTAGATGTAGAGCCCTAA